The DNA segment GACATCAAGTTGAATGAAGGTGGAGAAGTGAGTACCAGCATCCAGGCCGGACACAATACCGCATTGTTGGTGGTCAATGGAAGCGTCGAAGTGAATGGAGAGATTGCCGGAGAACACAGCTTTGTCTTGTTCAGAAACGAAGGAGAGGAAATTCACCTTAAGGCCAACCGGAAAAGTGTTATCTTGGTATTGAGTGGGGAGCCTTTGAATGAGCCTATCGTCAGTTATGGTCCCTTTGTAATGAATACAGAAGAAGAAATCAGTCAGGCTATCGTTGATTTCAATATGGGTAAATTTGGTGTATTAGCAGATTAATTAATATTTAAAGATATGAATGAGGAATATGAAGTACTTCCCCTGGTTAAGAACTCAGAGGAGAAACGTTTTGAACTAAAGGTAGGTGAGTATACTGCATTTATCGACTATAAGGAGCACGATAAAAAGATCTGGCTGATTCATACAGAAGCTCCTGCCGAATTGCAGGGTAAAGGGGCCGCAACAGCGGTGATCGAGAAAACCCTGGCTTATCTTGAAGAAAACGGATATACACTTATTCCCATCTGTCCGCTGGTAGCGGCTTATCTGAAACGCCACCCGGAATGGAACAGAATTTTAGACCCAAGTGTTAAACCTCATTAAGAGGTTTAACACTCCAATTGAAATACAGATGTCTGAAACTTTTGAAGTCACACATAATAAAGAACAGCTTCAGTTTGAAGTTGCCCTGAATGGGGAGAAAGCGATCCTCTCTTATCGTTTGTATAAGAAAGATATTGCCATGATGCACACCACGGTGCCTAAAGAAATGGAAGGTAAAGGCATTGCTTCTGCATTGGCAAGGTATGCTTTTCAGTATGCCGCTGAGCAACATAAACCGGTCATGGTGTATTGCCCTTTTGTTTCCGGATTCATCAAGAAACATCCGGAATACCGCAAACAGCTGGACCCGGAATATCACCGTCAATAAATGATACACACATTGCCTCAATAGGCCTGATAAGCCTGCTGAGGCAATGACCTATAAAACGAGTCCTATAAAAACGAACAGACGCTTTTACAAAAATGGAAAAAAAATATATCCTGACCGAACCTTTGGTGGCCAGCATTGCTGAGATCAAATACCAGACGAAAATAGAATGGAGAAATGGCGTATTACTTTCGGATGAGCCGGTAAGTTTAGGCGGACAGGACCTTGGGCCTGATCCTTACACTCTATTGTTGTCCTCCCTGGCAAGTTGTACCCTCGCTACCCTTCGCATGTATATTGACCGTAAGGAATGGAGCGTTCCTGAAATTACGGTGAAAGCAAACCTCTTCCAGAGAATTGAAGCAGGAAAACTAGTCACCACCATTGAAAGGGCCATCTTTTTCAACCAGCCGATGGAGGCTGAACAAAAAGACAGGCTGCTGAAAATCGCGCAATCCTGCCCGATTTCCAAAATTCTAAAGAACGAAGTGCAGATCATTGACGACGTTTTTTAATTCTACCTCTTCCAACTGTCACCCTCAAAATAAATAAATCTGCATGGTCTTTATGCAGATTTATTGTTGAAAATTTGTGTTATCGATTAACAAGAAATAACATGAACGAGATTTTAAAAGGGGACCTGAATGACCTGGAATTGATTTTAAATCAGGTGAAAGCCGAGGGGCTGGAATTTTTAAATGGAATCAACGACAGGAGAACAAGTACAAACACTGAGCCGATGCAGTACGATGATCTGGAAGTACAAGGTTCAGGTACGCTTGCTGCGCTCGCCGCATTTAAATCCCGTTTCGATGCTATTATTGTGGCTTCTACCGGCCCAAGATATTGGGGTTTCGTTACCGGAGGATCAACTCCGGCGGCCATTGCAGGCGACTGGCTCGCTACGATTTACGATCAGAATACCCAGACGGTTAAAGGACAGGGAGACATTTCTGCCAATATTGAACTGGAAACCGTCCGGTTGCTGCTGCAATTACTCGGACTTCCGGAGGAGGCCTATCTTGGTGGTTTTGTAACCGGTGCAACGATGTCTAATTTCAGCTGTCTGGCTGTCGCCAGACAATGGCTTGGTGCACAACAGGGAGAAGACATTGCTAAAACCGGGGTTTCCGGGACGTTGAAGGTCTTATCGGCAATGCCACATTCTTCTGCGGTAAAATCACTCGCTTTATTGGGATTGGGGAGTCAGAACCTGATCAAAGTAAAGGTGATGCCCGGCAACAGGGAGGCCATGGATCTGAACGATCTGGAAAAACAGATGCTGGAATTAAAAGGAGCACCTTTTATTCTGATTTCCAGTGCAGGAACGGTAAATACCGTAGATTTTGATGATTTTGAAGCGATCTCTAAATTAAGGGAGCGCTATCAATTCTGGTGGCATATCGATGCAGCTTTTGGTGCTTTTGCGGCATGTGCCCCGGCTTATGCGCATCTGTTAAAAGGATGGGAGCAGGCAGACAGCATCACAGTAGATTGCCATAAATGGTTAAATGTTCCTTATGAGAATGCCTTTTTCCTGGTTAAAAAAGAACATCGCCTGTTGCAGATGGCCAGTTTCCAAAATTCCAATGCTCCTTATCTTGGAGATCCCCTGGACAACTTTAACTACCTGAATTTCTTACCTGAAAATTCCAGGCGTTTGAAGGCTTTGCCGGCCTGGTTTTCCCTGAAAGCTTATGGTGCCAAAGGATACCAGGATATTGTGGAAGGCTGTATTGCCAGAGCAGAGCAACTGGCAGATTTTATTGAAAAAGAGGATGCCTTTGAGCTTTTGGCTCCGGTACGGTTAAATACGGTTTGCTTTACGCTGAAAGGAGCAGCGGATCAGGCCTTTGAATTTCTGAGGATCCTGAATGATCAGGGAGTGGTCTTTATGACGCCCACTGTTTACGACGGGAAGCATGCGATCAGGGCTGCTTTTGTGAACTGGAGAACTACAGAAAACGATGTGTTGATGGCGATTGGAGCATTAAACGAGGCCTTAAAAAAGATTTAAGACCTGTTGCTTTAGTTTGCTGTTCTTGCAGACCAGACACCATTTTCTTTTGTGGCGATGAGCAGGGCTTCACCTGTTCCTTCCACTTCATGCAGGAGCGTTCCACCGGCAGTCCAGATGGCATTCCGTCCTGCGGCATCGTAACCTCCGGAAGGGGCGCCATAGTTGGACAGGATCACGGTCAGCTGAAATTCTGAGGCATAACTTTTTAAGAAGGCTGCGTCTGTTGCATAACCCTTTTTACTGATCAGTGCACTCGGGAAATAAATACTGCTCTTGCTTTCAAAAGCCTTTGCTGCATGTTCATGATGCGTCAGATCGGCACAGATGGCGCAGAAAATTCTTTCTTCATCCAGATGGATGATGACGTCTTTCTGATCTGCCTGAGCGGTGAAAAAAGCATCTTCAGAACCCAGATGAAGAAATTGTTTGGTGTATAAGTCTGTTTTTCCATCCGGATAAAAGAGGAAGGAACCGATATGAAGACCGGAATCAGACCGTGCTGGTGCCCCAACGATGATGATCATGTCGTGTTGCCGGGCTGCCTGAGAGAAAACTTCCAGTCTTTGATCATTTAAGGAGAATGCCAGCTCATCGGCCAGGTCCATTTCATATCCTGTTAACGACAACTCCGGAAAGCAGATCAATCCTGCCTGATGTTGCGCTGCGCGCGCAATCAGTTGCAGGTGGCTTTCGGTATTGGCGGCCACGTCACCTCGTTTAGAAATGGATTGGGCAGCCGCTATAATGGTTTTATGATCCTTCATGTTGTTTTTTTAACCAGTCTTCTTTTGTGATTTCAAACCAGTCGCAGGTGATCCCTTCATGGTCAAATTGTTCCGTGATTTTAAGCCCGGACTTATGCAAGGCATGTCTTGAACCTGCATTTTCTCCATGTGCCATGGCATAGACATGGGTTAATTGAAGCGCCTCAAAAGCATATTTCAAGGCTGCCTTAGCCGATTCGGTGGCATAACCCTTGCCCCAATGTTGTTTAAGAAAGCGGTAACCTACTTCATAAAAATGAATGCGGTTATTGGTTTCTGTAGTGATGAATTTTAAACCACCCCAACCTACAAATTCATTACTTTCTTTATCGATAACTGCCCATCGGCCAATGCCGTTTTCTTCATATTGCTGTCTGATGAACCGGATGTTTTCTTCGCTTTGTGAAAGCTGGGTATAAGGTTTGTTTCCTAGATATAGATGAACTTCAGGATCTGAGTCCATTTCAAACATTTTTTGACTGTCAGATAATAGGAGCTCCCGCATAATGATCCGTTCTGTTTCTGCAAAAATTTTCATATCTCTTCTTTTTATGGCGCTGCTGGCCAAAATCGGCATAATCTTCTGCAATTTCAATTGAGTGATGTTTTTTATTTGTAAATAAGTTTTTGATTCTATAGTTTAAGGAAGAAAAATATTCTTAATATTGAGCGCTCAATCACTATGAAAATCAAGAAGATAACTACAGAACGTCTTTACTTAATTCCATTTACGATCCCCATTGCAGAGGAAGTACTGAATCAACGATACACGATCTTGTCGGATATGGGGCTGAATCTTAATCAGGGCTGGCCTGATGAAGACATGTTGGAAACGTTGCCCAGAATTGTAACCAATCTGGAGTTGGTGGAGGAGCCATCGGGTTTTGAATCCTGGCTGATCGTTGAGAAAGACAGTAAAGCAATCATCGGGGATATCGGTTTTAAAGGGAAGCCGGATCTGGAAGGATCAGTAGACCTTGGTTATGGCATTGTTGATGCAGCAAGGCGCAAAGGTTATGCCGTTGAAGCCGGAGCAGCACTGATCAAGTGGGCATTTAAGCAACGGCAGGTGAAGGTCATTACCGCCCGCTGTATGCACGTGAATGAAGGTTCTACCAAGACCCTGGAACGTTTGGGCTTTTATCAGAAAGTGATCAAAGAAGAGATGGTGCATTGGTTTCTGCTAAGAGAACCTGGTTCAAAGCTAATCAGCGCCCTTTCTTAGTCCAGGATATTGTACCAGTATAAGCGATAAAAAAAGGCAATACCAAATCTGGTATTGCCTTTTTAAATTCAAGTGATTTATATCGTTTTTGGCGTGTACACTTTGACTACACCATCTTTTTCACTGCTGACAATCAGCAAACTCTTTTTCGTCGGACTGTTTTTGGCAGAGATAAAAAGTACCCCTTCCGGTTCTACACCAGTTTTTAATATCTGAAGAAAAACAGGGGCTGAAGGATTGGTTACATCATAGGTCGCGACAGAAGTCGCCCTTTCCATCCCAACGAAGGCTAGTTTTTTAGTACCTACTGAGCCAATCGCTATGCCTTCCGGTTCTACACCCTTGTCGTCACTTCTTTTATCGTCGTAAAAACCTGCAGCGATGGCTTTTACTTCAAGTTCGTTTTTGCTGTCGAACACCTGCGCACCGCTATTGCCGTTCCATACACTGAATGAGCGTGCACCAAAGGAATACAGTTCTTTAAAGATGCCGTCTCCATTGGTATCTCCCATAGTCGTCGTGATGTTGAGATTTCCCAGTTGATCCTCTTTTTGCAACAGGCTGGCGGTAGGGAATGCGGTTGGGTCGAGCTTTACATCTTTGATTCTTTTTGCTTCCAGGAAGGGAGCTGCCGCATATTCCCTCACATCACCTTCGTTTGCAGTGAACAAATATGGTGTTCCTCCGGATTCTAGCAGTGCGATGGCATCAGGAAGGTACATGCCTTTCACTGGCCATTTTCCTAAGGTGGTCACCTTGTCTTTATCACTTGGATCGATTCCGTTTGCGTCTGTATTGTAGTCCTTGAAGCCCAAAGGGAAGATATCTGTAATGGTTTTCGTGGCAATATTGATCTTTGCGATGGCATTGTTTTCCTGTAGGGTTACCCAAGCTGTTTTTGAATCTTCAGAAACGGTAATGTACTCCGGTTCGATGTCTTTCAGGAAGTCTTTACCAAGACCAAAAATGCGGAAGCCTTTTTTTGCCAATGCCTCTTGTTGTCCGGAAAAGCCAGCGAAATTAAGGGTGTTGACCAGGTAATTCTCATTTACGGAAATGATGGAAACGGTACCAACAGGGTCTACGGTATAATCTGCACTTGGCTCACCTTCATTGGCAGTTAGTATATATTTTCCATCAGGAGAGAAGGTGATCATATCCGGAAGTGCACCTACCGTGATCACTTTGACTTCGCTGTAATCACTCGTTTTAAAAACAGCTACTTTGCCATTTTCTGTTTTGTTAACCGCTTCAATGGCTGCGGCAAGCTTTCCATCGTGCACGCTTAAGCTGTTCACGAGGCCGCCATATGGAGCGATGCTGATGGTCCCGATCTTTGTCATGTTTTTCGGGTCTTTGAAATCAATCACATCTATCCTGTTGTTGTTTGCGGTATTGTTCACCACAAATAAACGGTTTGTGATCGGATCAAAGGCTGTAATTTCTGCCGCTCCTTCATCGCCGATAT comes from the Pedobacter sp. FW305-3-2-15-E-R2A2 genome and includes:
- a CDS encoding GNAT family N-acetyltransferase — protein: MNEEYEVLPLVKNSEEKRFELKVGEYTAFIDYKEHDKKIWLIHTEAPAELQGKGAATAVIEKTLAYLEENGYTLIPICPLVAAYLKRHPEWNRILDPSVKPH
- a CDS encoding GNAT family N-acetyltransferase, with product MSETFEVTHNKEQLQFEVALNGEKAILSYRLYKKDIAMMHTTVPKEMEGKGIASALARYAFQYAAEQHKPVMVYCPFVSGFIKKHPEYRKQLDPEYHRQ
- a CDS encoding OsmC family protein, yielding MEKKYILTEPLVASIAEIKYQTKIEWRNGVLLSDEPVSLGGQDLGPDPYTLLLSSLASCTLATLRMYIDRKEWSVPEITVKANLFQRIEAGKLVTTIERAIFFNQPMEAEQKDRLLKIAQSCPISKILKNEVQIIDDVF
- a CDS encoding pyridoxal-dependent decarboxylase, which encodes MNEILKGDLNDLELILNQVKAEGLEFLNGINDRRTSTNTEPMQYDDLEVQGSGTLAALAAFKSRFDAIIVASTGPRYWGFVTGGSTPAAIAGDWLATIYDQNTQTVKGQGDISANIELETVRLLLQLLGLPEEAYLGGFVTGATMSNFSCLAVARQWLGAQQGEDIAKTGVSGTLKVLSAMPHSSAVKSLALLGLGSQNLIKVKVMPGNREAMDLNDLEKQMLELKGAPFILISSAGTVNTVDFDDFEAISKLRERYQFWWHIDAAFGAFAACAPAYAHLLKGWEQADSITVDCHKWLNVPYENAFFLVKKEHRLLQMASFQNSNAPYLGDPLDNFNYLNFLPENSRRLKALPAWFSLKAYGAKGYQDIVEGCIARAEQLADFIEKEDAFELLAPVRLNTVCFTLKGAADQAFEFLRILNDQGVVFMTPTVYDGKHAIRAAFVNWRTTENDVLMAIGALNEALKKI
- a CDS encoding carbon-nitrogen hydrolase family protein, with protein sequence MKDHKTIIAAAQSISKRGDVAANTESHLQLIARAAQHQAGLICFPELSLTGYEMDLADELAFSLNDQRLEVFSQAARQHDMIIIVGAPARSDSGLHIGSFLFYPDGKTDLYTKQFLHLGSEDAFFTAQADQKDVIIHLDEERIFCAICADLTHHEHAAKAFESKSSIYFPSALISKKGYATDAAFLKSYASEFQLTVILSNYGAPSGGYDAAGRNAIWTAGGTLLHEVEGTGEALLIATKENGVWSARTAN
- a CDS encoding GNAT family N-acetyltransferase is translated as MKIFAETERIIMRELLLSDSQKMFEMDSDPEVHLYLGNKPYTQLSQSEENIRFIRQQYEENGIGRWAVIDKESNEFVGWGGLKFITTETNNRIHFYEVGYRFLKQHWGKGYATESAKAALKYAFEALQLTHVYAMAHGENAGSRHALHKSGLKITEQFDHEGITCDWFEITKEDWLKKQHEGS
- a CDS encoding GNAT family N-acetyltransferase, whose translation is MKIKKITTERLYLIPFTIPIAEEVLNQRYTILSDMGLNLNQGWPDEDMLETLPRIVTNLELVEEPSGFESWLIVEKDSKAIIGDIGFKGKPDLEGSVDLGYGIVDAARRKGYAVEAGAALIKWAFKQRQVKVITARCMHVNEGSTKTLERLGFYQKVIKEEMVHWFLLREPGSKLISALS
- a CDS encoding choice-of-anchor I family protein, whose product is MKKNLLFGLMLLAFLGCKKDTVKTPEETPEVIVNEDPATFAEIGSLDIGDEGAAEITAFDPITNRLFVVNNTANNNRIDVIDFKDPKNMTKIGTISIAPYGGLVNSLSVHDGKLAAAIEAVNKTENGKVAVFKTSDYSEVKVITVGALPDMITFSPDGKYILTANEGEPSADYTVDPVGTVSIISVNENYLVNTLNFAGFSGQQEALAKKGFRIFGLGKDFLKDIEPEYITVSEDSKTAWVTLQENNAIAKINIATKTITDIFPLGFKDYNTDANGIDPSDKDKVTTLGKWPVKGMYLPDAIALLESGGTPYLFTANEGDVREYAAAPFLEAKRIKDVKLDPTAFPTASLLQKEDQLGNLNITTTMGDTNGDGIFKELYSFGARSFSVWNGNSGAQVFDSKNELEVKAIAAGFYDDKRSDDKGVEPEGIAIGSVGTKKLAFVGMERATSVATYDVTNPSAPVFLQILKTGVEPEGVLFISAKNSPTKKSLLIVSSEKDGVVKVYTPKTI